A region of Thiofilum sp. DNA encodes the following proteins:
- a CDS encoding FimV/HubP family polar landmark protein: MNRILITLALILSLGLSVTVSAATYGPTRDQETLWSIASRIKPTHDISVQQVALALYRKNPQAFESANINALKHNVTLQLPTLAEMRSTSYVQAVRTTKHHNQAWQASGGSDKNSAELATTKRDSVTRPRTIIKVVEKPVVVVDNKVRRQQEAEIQRLKQQVSSLSRELASAKNQTRNLRQQLAATKTQTPVTPAPVVAVSTASNIPTPTPAQPTAQEIEIARQVQKLSAQVADLESVLEEKNNHIRNLQATLKNASETIKRQYAENQQLVQQLKPNSTATASTNGASSTNTANTTNPVQTTPQLTLAEVGNPTMPASPTDASSENPTMPASPTDASSENPTVQPTPNPVIASPESPPANKLVAPTEQQSGVWAQEPVVNQPNATMQPTNDVRNTPQPLVAPSTPPNTTKEGTKPTVAQELKLTTPEPAKPLWGNNGTVPPPSPISYVIGLGALGLIGFLWWRSRRDKKRKGDEFPTPEQERRRKTIRQDPVIPFEAKSRDSTKSE; the protein is encoded by the coding sequence ATGAACCGAATCCTAATCACCCTAGCCTTAATCCTTAGCCTTGGGCTGTCTGTGACTGTGAGCGCTGCCACCTATGGCCCCACGCGGGATCAAGAAACCCTATGGAGCATTGCGAGTCGTATTAAACCCACCCACGATATTAGTGTGCAACAGGTCGCACTAGCGCTATACCGCAAAAATCCGCAAGCCTTTGAAAGCGCCAATATCAATGCCTTAAAACATAATGTCACTCTCCAACTGCCTACCCTCGCTGAAATGCGCTCCACCTCCTATGTGCAAGCAGTGCGCACTACCAAACACCATAATCAAGCATGGCAAGCATCAGGAGGTTCAGATAAAAACAGTGCGGAGTTGGCAACGACCAAACGAGACAGCGTGACTCGTCCTCGTACCATCATTAAAGTCGTCGAAAAACCAGTAGTAGTGGTAGATAACAAAGTACGTCGTCAGCAAGAAGCAGAAATTCAGCGCCTAAAGCAACAGGTTAGCTCTTTAAGTCGTGAACTAGCCAGTGCCAAAAATCAAACCCGTAACTTACGCCAACAATTAGCCGCTACTAAAACCCAAACGCCAGTCACTCCAGCTCCTGTAGTGGCAGTGAGTACGGCGAGTAATATACCGACACCAACACCTGCTCAGCCCACTGCGCAAGAAATTGAAATTGCCCGCCAAGTGCAAAAGCTTAGCGCTCAAGTAGCAGATTTAGAGTCAGTATTGGAAGAAAAAAATAATCATATTCGCAATTTGCAAGCCACTTTAAAAAATGCCAGCGAAACCATTAAGCGCCAATACGCGGAAAATCAACAATTAGTACAACAGCTTAAGCCTAATAGTACTGCCACAGCATCCACTAATGGAGCTAGCTCTACTAATACAGCTAATACTACTAATCCAGTTCAAACTACTCCGCAATTGACTCTAGCTGAGGTGGGAAATCCGACTATGCCTGCCAGTCCTACGGATGCAAGCTCTGAAAATCCGACTATGCCTGCCAGTCCTACTGACGCAAGCTCTGAAAATCCGACGGTACAGCCTACACCTAATCCAGTAATAGCTAGCCCTGAGAGTCCCCCCGCTAATAAGCTAGTAGCTCCGACTGAGCAACAAAGTGGGGTATGGGCACAAGAGCCTGTTGTAAATCAGCCCAATGCTACTATGCAGCCCACTAATGATGTGCGTAATACACCCCAGCCTTTAGTAGCACCTAGTACTCCTCCTAACACAACTAAAGAGGGTACTAAACCTACCGTGGCTCAAGAGCTGAAACTCACCACTCCAGAGCCTGCTAAGCCTTTATGGGGTAATAATGGTACTGTGCCGCCACCCTCTCCTATTTCCTATGTGATTGGTTTGGGGGCGCTAGGGTTGATTGGATTTTTATGGTGGCGCTCACGCCGCGATAAAAAGCGTAAAGGAGATGAGTTTCCTACCCCAGAACAAGAGCGCCGCCGCAAAACCATTCGCCAAGATCCGGTCATTCCTTTTGAGGCTAAATCGCGCGATAGCACTAAGTCTGAATAG
- the waaC gene encoding lipopolysaccharide heptosyltransferase I: MAQHKLLIVKTSSLGDVVHMLPAVTDIHTRFPDWQIDWVVEENFAEIPHWHPAIHQVFPVAIRRWRKSLLANTTRREISTFKQQLANTQYDVILDAQGLIKSALISRWARGKRVGFDFAYAREPLASLAYQQRLAVGKSDHAIKRNRLLAAGSLDYSISDMPLDYGLQLPPKTLPTERYIMALHGTSRVDKEWPIDQWRELVKALQELELKVYLPWGNTRELERAKALESEYSTVQVLPKSKLTELAYYIAGAQGVIGMDTGLMHLAAALGKSGVALYPATYPALTGVLCATDCKSKMSSVAGTHTQDTALVLQTLITNLAIQT, from the coding sequence ATGGCGCAACACAAACTCTTAATTGTTAAAACCTCATCGCTCGGTGATGTAGTGCATATGCTACCGGCGGTGACCGATATACATACCCGCTTTCCTGATTGGCAAATTGATTGGGTAGTAGAGGAAAATTTTGCCGAAATTCCCCACTGGCATCCGGCGATTCATCAAGTCTTTCCGGTCGCTATTCGGCGCTGGCGTAAAAGTCTATTGGCTAACACTACCCGACGAGAAATTAGTACCTTTAAGCAGCAACTGGCTAACACTCAATATGATGTGATTCTCGATGCACAAGGATTAATAAAGAGTGCGCTGATTAGCCGCTGGGCTAGGGGTAAACGGGTAGGTTTCGATTTTGCCTATGCGCGTGAACCACTCGCTAGTTTGGCGTATCAGCAACGCCTAGCGGTGGGTAAAAGTGATCATGCGATTAAACGCAATCGACTACTAGCAGCGGGGAGCTTAGATTACTCCATCAGCGATATGCCACTTGATTATGGTTTGCAACTGCCCCCTAAAACACTACCTACAGAACGTTATATCATGGCACTACATGGCACTAGCCGCGTGGATAAGGAGTGGCCTATAGACCAATGGCGTGAGTTAGTGAAAGCTTTACAAGAGCTTGAGCTAAAGGTTTATCTGCCTTGGGGTAATACACGCGAACTAGAGCGGGCTAAGGCATTAGAGTCTGAATATTCTACTGTGCAGGTATTGCCGAAAAGTAAGCTCACTGAACTAGCCTACTATATTGCAGGCGCTCAGGGAGTCATCGGCATGGATACGGGCTTGATGCACTTAGCTGCTGCCTTAGGTAAAAGCGGAGTGGCACTCTATCCCGCTACTTATCCAGCCTTGACTGGCGTACTGTGTGCCACTGATTGTAAAAGTAAAATGAGTTCTGTGGCTGGAACCCATACTCAAGATACTGCGCTGGTATTACAAACCTTAATCACCAATTTAGCTATTCAGACTTAG
- a CDS encoding glycosyltransferase family 2 protein, translating into MLSVVYITLNAERYLAQSLERSRLLTDDIVIVDSGSTDQTLVIADQANARIIHQQWLGFAAQKQFAIDNACYDWVLFLDADEVLSSEAIQEILDLSTKLSTGSEYAAFSLPRRNWFQGKWIQQGSWWPDRVVRLVNRTLGHMKPVPVHECWQTTGRIAELKSPLEHYSYANFSELIHKADRYSTLAAEQLFQAGKQVSTWSPLWHSMAAFIRLFILKQGFRDGIEGAAIAYTTALASFMKYAKLQELWRNTNS; encoded by the coding sequence ATGCTATCGGTTGTTTATATCACCTTAAATGCGGAGCGTTACTTGGCGCAGAGCCTTGAGCGTAGCCGCTTGCTTACTGATGATATTGTGATTGTGGATTCGGGTAGCACGGATCAAACCCTAGTCATCGCGGATCAAGCCAATGCCAGAATCATTCATCAACAGTGGTTAGGTTTTGCGGCTCAAAAACAATTCGCTATTGACAACGCTTGCTATGATTGGGTGTTGTTTTTGGATGCGGATGAAGTATTGAGTAGCGAGGCGATACAAGAGATTCTTGACTTATCCACTAAGTTATCCACAGGGAGTGAGTATGCCGCCTTTAGTCTGCCACGCCGCAATTGGTTTCAAGGTAAATGGATTCAACAGGGTAGTTGGTGGCCGGATCGTGTCGTGCGTCTGGTAAACCGTACCCTTGGTCATATGAAACCCGTACCGGTACACGAATGCTGGCAAACCACAGGACGCATTGCTGAATTAAAATCGCCCTTAGAGCACTATTCTTACGCTAATTTTAGTGAACTTATCCACAAGGCAGATCGTTACTCCACGCTGGCGGCTGAACAACTATTTCAAGCAGGCAAACAGGTGAGCACTTGGAGTCCTTTGTGGCATAGTATGGCGGCTTTTATACGCTTATTTATCCTCAAACAAGGTTTTCGTGACGGCATTGAAGGGGCAGCTATTGCCTATACCACCGCACTGGCCTCATTTATGAAATATGCCAAATTACAAGAACTATGGCGCAACACAAACTCTTAA
- a CDS encoding adenosine kinase: protein MKYAVYGLGNALVDKEFEVSDEFLAQNGIEKGFMTLIDEPRQHELLANLQQTFGLKKRTGGGSGANSIVAISQFGGKTFYACKVAQDEAGEFYASDLAKAGVKTRVNELNVQGVTGKCLVMVTEDAERTMNTFLGITSDLSERDLFLDELKAAEYLYIEGYLVTSDVSRNAVMKARQVARDNHIKIAMTFSDPSMAKYFQAGLQEMMGDGLDLLFCNEEELLTFTNTPDLMTAVQSLHPLVKKMVITRGAKGALVVNGDHHLDIAAVPTKAVDTNGAGDIFAGAFLYGVTHDLSDEQAGRLASLSASKMVSIYGARLSAEEHQEILKQVVR, encoded by the coding sequence ATGAAATACGCGGTTTATGGTCTAGGTAATGCTTTAGTGGATAAGGAATTTGAAGTCAGTGATGAGTTTCTAGCTCAAAATGGGATTGAAAAAGGGTTTATGACCTTGATCGATGAACCCCGTCAGCATGAGTTATTAGCGAATCTACAACAAACTTTTGGTCTGAAAAAGCGTACTGGGGGCGGCTCTGGCGCCAATAGTATTGTTGCCATCAGTCAATTCGGCGGTAAAACCTTTTATGCCTGCAAAGTGGCTCAGGATGAAGCGGGCGAGTTTTATGCCTCTGATCTAGCAAAAGCCGGAGTGAAAACGCGGGTAAATGAACTCAATGTACAAGGTGTTACAGGTAAATGTTTGGTGATGGTCACAGAAGATGCCGAGCGCACTATGAATACCTTTTTGGGTATTACCTCGGATTTATCGGAGCGTGATTTATTTTTGGATGAATTAAAAGCGGCTGAGTATCTCTATATTGAAGGCTATTTAGTGACTTCTGATGTGTCACGTAATGCTGTGATGAAAGCTCGCCAAGTAGCACGCGATAATCATATTAAAATAGCCATGACCTTTTCCGATCCCTCCATGGCTAAATATTTCCAAGCGGGTTTGCAAGAAATGATGGGTGATGGTTTGGATTTATTATTTTGTAATGAAGAAGAATTACTAACCTTTACCAACACCCCTGACTTGATGACGGCGGTTCAGAGTCTACATCCCTTGGTGAAAAAGATGGTGATTACTCGTGGGGCAAAAGGTGCATTAGTAGTAAATGGTGATCACCATTTAGATATTGCAGCAGTACCGACTAAAGCCGTAGATACTAATGGTGCAGGAGATATTTTTGCAGGTGCGTTTTTATACGGTGTGACTCATGATTTAAGCGACGAACAAGCCGGACGCTTAGCCAGTTTATCGGCGAGTAAAATGGTATCGATTTATGGTGCGCGTTTAAGTGCCGAAGAGCACCAAGAGATTTTAAAGCAGGTCGTGCGTTAG
- a CDS encoding PhoX family phosphatase, whose product MSQYDDHDYSSHLKQADSEFTQLVEQALSRRQFLRRAGLAGLGAFLMATPLTQAIAEAVSNTATTATSEAAKAAPSTLLGFKSIPASTADTVVVPEGYQYQVLISWGDPLFSDAPEFDPSGKTPANAQERQFGDNTDGMTFFPIDDQRGVLAVNNEYINPELMFAHQGKEMTAEDVKTAQAAHGVSIFEVVKQDGRWVLDKTGKLNRRITATTPMELTGPAAGHELLKTSMDATGTKVLGTMNNCANGFTPWGTYLTCEENFNNYFGTADEKFELNDQMKRYGVDAKEMRYQWSKFDERFDIAKNPNEMNRFGWVVEIDPMDPTSIPKKHTALGHIKHENAEVVINPDGRLVVYMGDDERGEYLYKFVSKGQYKAEDKQANSKLLDEGTLYVAQFNSANNELKGQGAWIELTHGKNGLTKENGFADQGEVLIKTRQAATQVGGTTMDRPEWVAAHPDGKTVFCTLTNNKNRGKKDNQPVDGVNPRAENPYGHIVRWMPTNADHSANTFDWDLFVLAGNPNVHKEGLMAGSANINPDNMFNSPDGIGFDKDGRLWIQTDGNYSNKKEFEGMGNNQMLCADPKTGEIRRFLTGPVACEITGLTFTHDYTSMFVGIQHPGEDLEPSHFPAGGDSKPRSSIIVITRTDGGIIGA is encoded by the coding sequence ATGAGCCAATATGATGATCACGACTATTCTAGCCACTTAAAGCAAGCAGATTCTGAGTTTACTCAATTAGTGGAACAAGCGTTGAGCCGTCGCCAATTCTTACGCCGTGCAGGGCTTGCGGGCTTAGGCGCTTTTTTAATGGCAACGCCTTTAACACAAGCCATTGCTGAAGCAGTCAGCAACACTGCCACTACGGCTACGTCTGAAGCTGCCAAAGCAGCGCCTAGCACCTTACTAGGTTTTAAAAGTATTCCAGCAAGTACTGCCGATACCGTAGTAGTACCTGAGGGCTATCAATATCAAGTGCTGATTTCATGGGGCGATCCGCTTTTTTCCGATGCTCCCGAATTTGATCCCAGCGGTAAAACACCTGCTAACGCTCAAGAACGCCAATTTGGCGATAATACGGATGGCATGACTTTTTTCCCGATTGATGATCAACGTGGGGTATTAGCTGTCAATAATGAATATATTAATCCCGAACTAATGTTTGCCCATCAAGGTAAGGAAATGACCGCCGAGGATGTGAAAACGGCTCAAGCCGCTCACGGGGTTAGTATTTTTGAAGTCGTAAAACAAGACGGACGCTGGGTATTAGACAAAACAGGTAAATTAAATCGTCGCATTACCGCTACCACACCGATGGAATTAACCGGCCCTGCCGCAGGTCATGAGTTACTAAAAACCAGTATGGATGCTACAGGTACTAAAGTACTTGGCACTATGAATAACTGTGCAAATGGTTTTACCCCTTGGGGCACTTATTTAACTTGCGAAGAAAATTTTAATAATTACTTTGGTACTGCTGACGAAAAGTTTGAGCTTAATGATCAAATGAAACGTTATGGGGTTGATGCTAAAGAAATGCGCTATCAATGGAGCAAATTTGATGAGCGTTTTGATATTGCTAAAAATCCTAATGAAATGAATCGTTTTGGTTGGGTAGTCGAAATAGACCCTATGGATCCTACCTCAATCCCGAAAAAACACACGGCTCTTGGTCATATTAAACATGAAAATGCCGAAGTCGTGATTAACCCTGATGGACGTTTAGTCGTTTATATGGGTGATGACGAACGCGGTGAGTATTTATATAAATTCGTTTCTAAAGGTCAATATAAGGCTGAAGATAAACAAGCGAATAGCAAGCTTCTTGATGAAGGAACGTTGTATGTTGCCCAATTCAATTCCGCCAACAATGAATTAAAAGGTCAAGGCGCATGGATTGAATTAACCCACGGCAAAAATGGCTTAACTAAAGAAAATGGCTTTGCTGATCAAGGTGAAGTCCTAATTAAAACCCGTCAAGCAGCTACTCAAGTGGGCGGTACGACTATGGATCGCCCAGAGTGGGTCGCTGCACATCCCGATGGAAAAACGGTATTTTGTACCCTAACTAATAATAAAAATCGTGGCAAAAAAGACAATCAACCCGTAGATGGTGTCAATCCTCGCGCCGAAAATCCTTATGGTCATATTGTACGTTGGATGCCCACTAATGCGGATCACAGCGCTAATACATTTGATTGGGATTTATTTGTGCTAGCGGGTAATCCTAATGTGCATAAAGAAGGTTTAATGGCAGGTAGCGCTAATATTAATCCTGATAATATGTTTAATAGCCCTGATGGTATTGGTTTTGATAAAGACGGGCGCTTATGGATTCAAACCGACGGTAATTACTCTAATAAGAAAGAATTTGAAGGCATGGGTAATAATCAAATGCTCTGTGCTGATCCTAAAACAGGTGAAATTCGCCGCTTCTTAACCGGACCCGTTGCTTGTGAAATTACCGGACTAACCTTTACCCATGACTACACAAGTATGTTCGTCGGTATTCAACATCCGGGCGAAGATTTAGAACCCTCACATTTCCCAGCCGGTGGCGATAGCAAACCACGCTCCTCTATTATTGTCATTACCCGCACCGACGGCGGCATCATCGGCGCATAA
- a CDS encoding VOC family protein: MEFDHIFIVCQQHAPEVDPLLALGLTEGTPNRHLGQGTANRRIFFHNAFLEFLYLVDELEAQDPMTQPTQLYERLTASSDFSPFGICFRPQSPDEKQPSFNYFDYKPTYLPTNLSIQMVEPIKLTEPLWFFISFATRPDQVAENKKQPLNHALGLKEITQIDLYAPTPFEYLSVESQKIFNTTQLKYDYAAEHRVDIHFDKATRGNSYDCRPYLPLVLYW; encoded by the coding sequence ATGGAGTTTGATCATATTTTTATAGTCTGTCAGCAGCATGCTCCTGAAGTCGATCCATTATTAGCATTGGGACTCACTGAGGGCACACCCAACCGTCACCTAGGACAAGGCACTGCTAATCGGCGTATCTTTTTTCATAATGCTTTCTTAGAGTTTTTGTATTTGGTTGATGAATTAGAGGCTCAAGACCCTATGACTCAACCCACTCAACTTTATGAGCGTTTAACGGCATCCAGTGATTTCTCACCTTTTGGCATTTGCTTTCGCCCACAGAGTCCAGATGAAAAGCAACCCAGTTTTAACTACTTTGATTATAAACCTACCTATTTACCTACCAACCTATCCATTCAAATGGTAGAACCTATTAAGCTTACTGAGCCACTCTGGTTTTTTATCAGTTTTGCTACCAGACCTGATCAAGTGGCTGAAAATAAAAAGCAGCCTTTAAATCATGCTTTAGGATTAAAAGAGATTACCCAAATTGACTTATATGCACCGACTCCATTTGAGTATTTATCAGTAGAGTCGCAAAAGATATTTAATACGACACAGTTAAAATATGACTATGCCGCCGAACATCGTGTAGATATTCACTTTGATAAAGCTACGAGGGGCAATAGCTATGATTGCCGTCCCTATTTACCTTTAGTACTATATTGGTGA
- a CDS encoding DMT family transporter, whose amino-acid sequence MLERHTAHYFQMGLMLAIIGTGLFALKSIFIKLAFAEGVDATTLLALRMIISAPFYLIVLLWCLKSTDKLKPVLPDWLKIMALGFIGYYLASWLDMQGLTYITAQLERLTLYTYPIFTTLLSWLVLKEAITKRVWLALILTYTGVLVLYLHEAKLSGSHVTLGVLLVVGSALSYSCYVLFAKPFINHYGSRLFTSIAMLASALFVIIHFFITHTPTDLLVTPLVLWYATLIAIVSTLIPTYMIAEAIQRIGPARTSIVGTAGPIFTILMAVWLLAEPFGWFHLIGVGLVMWGVNLLGKK is encoded by the coding sequence ATGCTGGAGCGACACACTGCACACTATTTTCAAATGGGTCTAATGCTCGCTATTATCGGTACTGGGCTATTTGCTTTAAAATCTATTTTTATTAAATTAGCTTTTGCTGAGGGCGTGGATGCGACTACTTTGTTAGCTTTACGCATGATTATTTCAGCACCTTTTTATTTGATAGTATTGCTCTGGTGCTTAAAATCGACTGATAAACTTAAACCTGTGCTACCAGATTGGCTCAAGATTATGGCTTTAGGTTTTATAGGTTACTATTTAGCTTCATGGTTAGATATGCAGGGTTTAACTTATATTACTGCCCAATTAGAGCGCTTGACTCTATATACCTATCCTATTTTTACTACGTTATTAAGTTGGTTAGTATTGAAAGAAGCTATTACTAAACGCGTATGGCTGGCTTTAATACTAACTTATACTGGAGTTTTAGTACTTTATTTACATGAAGCAAAACTGAGTGGCTCGCATGTCACTTTAGGGGTTTTATTAGTGGTAGGCTCGGCATTAAGCTATTCATGCTATGTATTATTCGCCAAACCTTTTATTAATCACTATGGGAGTCGATTATTCACCAGTATTGCTATGCTAGCCTCCGCCTTATTTGTAATCATTCATTTTTTTATTACTCACACACCGACTGATCTATTAGTCACCCCCCTAGTATTGTGGTATGCCACCCTTATAGCCATTGTGAGCACTTTAATACCTACCTATATGATAGCCGAGGCTATTCAGCGTATTGGCCCTGCTCGCACTAGCATTGTGGGCACAGCAGGCCCTATTTTTACTATCTTAATGGCCGTTTGGTTATTAGCTGAACCTTTTGGTTGGTTTCATCTAATCGGTGTGGGATTAGTAATGTGGGGTGTGAATTTATTAGGAAAGAAATAG
- a CDS encoding YbfB/YjiJ family MFS transporter — protein MSSSNERFALWASMAALLTTFGLARFIYTPLLPLMQEGTGFGDDWAGYLASANYIGYLLGALAATQVHSLELKKTLLRVSVILAALTNIMMGVTQNEWLWMLMRFISGLCSVGGMIIGTSLLMLATPPAQSMQRLSIHFSAIGLGLALGALWVLLFKSTQTWAELWISSGLVIAILGAPALRFNQWSIHPLKQQAINQTKDIPISKLFLALFAAAYFCEGVGYVISATFLVSILQKQTTIPHLGDYAWLVVGLAMAPSCWLWVQLAKRIGEFPALISAYLVQSVGIILPVVSHSELLAIVGAILFGGTVIGIVSMVLIYGGRMAGSKPTTIMGLLTACFGIAQVVAPAFAGWMAERQGHFDTSLILAAAITVLGAVLMWAASIVAKGQSKHYA, from the coding sequence GTGTCCTCTTCTAATGAGCGTTTTGCCTTATGGGCTAGTATGGCGGCGCTGCTGACCACCTTTGGTTTAGCACGTTTTATCTATACGCCCTTATTACCCCTGATGCAGGAGGGAACAGGTTTTGGTGACGATTGGGCGGGGTATTTGGCCTCGGCAAATTATATAGGCTATTTATTGGGAGCCTTAGCCGCCACACAAGTGCATAGTCTGGAGCTGAAAAAAACCTTATTGCGGGTTTCCGTTATCTTGGCAGCTCTAACCAATATCATGATGGGTGTTACACAAAACGAATGGCTGTGGATGCTCATGCGTTTCATCAGTGGTCTGTGCAGTGTGGGCGGTATGATTATTGGGACTAGCCTATTAATGCTAGCTACCCCTCCAGCACAAAGCATGCAGCGCTTAAGTATACATTTTTCAGCGATTGGTTTGGGTTTAGCACTGGGGGCGCTCTGGGTATTGTTATTTAAAAGTACGCAAACATGGGCGGAGCTGTGGATTAGCAGTGGTTTGGTGATTGCTATTTTAGGTGCTCCCGCCTTACGTTTTAATCAATGGTCAATCCATCCTTTAAAACAACAAGCGATTAATCAAACCAAAGATATTCCGATTTCTAAACTATTTTTAGCACTCTTTGCGGCTGCCTATTTTTGTGAAGGGGTGGGATATGTGATTAGTGCCACCTTTTTAGTATCGATTTTGCAAAAGCAAACCACGATTCCGCATTTAGGTGATTATGCTTGGCTAGTGGTGGGCTTAGCGATGGCTCCCTCCTGTTGGCTCTGGGTACAACTGGCTAAACGGATTGGAGAGTTTCCAGCCTTGATTAGTGCGTATTTAGTGCAATCTGTGGGTATTATTTTGCCCGTCGTGAGTCATTCGGAATTATTGGCTATTGTCGGTGCGATTTTATTTGGTGGGACAGTGATTGGGATAGTGTCGATGGTATTGATTTACGGTGGACGTATGGCGGGATCAAAACCGACCACGATTATGGGATTGCTAACCGCGTGCTTTGGTATCGCTCAAGTGGTAGCACCTGCCTTTGCGGGCTGGATGGCCGAGCGCCAAGGACATTTTGATACCTCACTCATACTCGCCGCTGCCATTACCGTTTTAGGCGCAGTATTAATGTGGGCAGCTAGTATCGTCGCTAAAGGACAGTCTAAGCACTATGCCTAA
- the bioD gene encoding dethiobiotin synthase — protein MPNNVLFDTWVKELAQERGIFVTGTDTGVGKTYVGTRLIHRLKALGLAIAPRKPVESGWPLDHTQTDAWQLLTAAQLPTSALEQVCPYRFKAALAPDRAARLEGQSITLHQLHAAVLNHAQGQWLYVEGAGGVYSPMAEDGLNADLAQSLGLPVVLMTEDKLGCINHVLMAVEVLQRRGLSVAGVILNRIHPQPNEMDNVADLKRWLTLPVWSSKEQGLSSL, from the coding sequence ATGCCTAACAATGTTTTGTTTGATACTTGGGTGAAAGAGTTAGCTCAAGAGCGCGGTATTTTTGTAACAGGTACGGATACCGGAGTAGGAAAAACCTATGTCGGTACGCGCTTAATTCATAGGTTAAAAGCGCTTGGTTTAGCTATAGCTCCCCGTAAACCAGTCGAGTCAGGTTGGCCTTTAGATCACACCCAAACCGATGCATGGCAATTATTAACAGCCGCCCAATTACCAACAAGTGCCTTAGAGCAAGTCTGTCCTTATCGGTTTAAAGCGGCACTAGCACCGGATCGTGCCGCCCGTTTAGAGGGGCAAAGTATCACACTGCACCAATTACACGCTGCGGTGTTAAATCATGCTCAAGGTCAATGGTTATATGTCGAGGGTGCAGGGGGCGTGTATTCGCCTATGGCTGAAGATGGTTTAAATGCCGATTTAGCCCAAAGCCTAGGCTTACCCGTAGTGCTGATGACTGAAGATAAATTGGGTTGCATCAATCATGTGTTGATGGCAGTTGAGGTATTACAACGCCGTGGTCTAAGCGTGGCGGGCGTGATCTTAAATCGTATCCATCCCCAGCCTAATGAGATGGACAATGTAGCTGATTTAAAGCGTTGGTTAACCCTACCGGTGTGGTCTTCCAAAGAGCAAGGGCTAAGTAGCCTCTAA